AACCGAAATTTTCAACGTGTTTTTGTCCAACTCTCTACGCGTTACTACTTTTTCAAAAAGCGCATCTGGATAAGTGATTATAATGGCTGGTTTTTTCCGGGAGTTGATGCGGTTTAAAACTTCAGAACGTAATAAAACATTGGCATTATCCGTTTCTTCAATTTGATACGGTCTTCTGTAGCTACCTGGATAAAAAAGTACATCTTTATCATTCAACATGGCTTCCAAATCGTTGAGGTGAAAAGCCGCTTCTTCTTTATCGTTAAAAACGAGTAAGAACGGTTTGTCCGCTTGTTTAAAAGCTTCACTAATAACGAGAGAAAATGCCGAGCCAACAAGGCCTTTTACATGTGTGCGATTTTCAGTTTGGGCAATAGCAGTTTGCAGATTTTGCGTTTGCAAAGCCTGTGCGTATGTTTGCGAGAGGATGGATTTACTCAAAAGCAATTTTATTTTGTGCAAATATACTAATTACAGACTTTAAACTTTCTTTTTTCTGTGGATGTTAACCTGTTTTTTGTTTGATAATTTGGTGTTTTATCAAAGTTTTAATAGTCATAATTGCCCGTTTAAAAAAGCGAAATTAATATTTTAAAGAGTGCTAACTTTATTTATATTTGCAGTCCCTAAATGTTGGGATTAAAAATAGAAAGATATGTCATTTTCAGATTTATTCGATAGCGGATTTAAAAAACGTAACGAAGATCATTTTGCATCCATTGTCAGAGTTGCCATGGATGATGGTATTATTACCGATGAAGAGAAAGCTTTTTTGGACCGTTTGGCAAGAAACTTAGATATAAGTGAAAGCGATTACGAAACGATTTTGAAAGATTATCAATCGCATCCTATTAATCCACCAACATCCTATGATAGACGTTTAGAGCGTTTGTTTGATTTGGCACGTATGGTTTATGTAGATCACATTAAAGGGGATCATGAAGAAATTGTTATGCGTAAAATAGCCATTGGTCTTGGGTTTTCATCTGAAAACGTTAAATACGTTGTAGACAAAGCCTTAACCCTTGTGGATAATGGTGTAGATTTAGATACGTTTATCGAAGAAATGAAAAATATGAATCGTTAAGATTTGAATTGAAATAGAATAAAAAAGCCACTTTTTAAGTGGCTTTTTTTATTTTTTGTTTATCCTGTAAATTGTTAATTTCACCAATCTATTTAGCTTTAAATGAGCATGTTTTATTCAGCTAAACGCATAAATTCCTCTGCTTTTTCTACCATATTTTTGCTGCCACAAATAAAAGGAACACGTTGGTGAAGTTCCGTTGGTTCAATATCTAAAATACGGTTAAAGCCATCGCTGGCTTTACCTTTGGCTTGTTCTGCCAATAGAGCCATAGGATTACATTCATACAATAAACGTAATTTTCCGTTTGAGGTTTTAGAACTTTTTGGATATAAATAAATACCGCCCTTTATCATATTTCTATGAAAGTCAGAAACTAACGAGCCAATGTATCGGGACGTGTAAGGTCTGTCTCCTTCTTCCATTTGGCAATATTTAATGTAGTTTTTAATGCCTTGTGGAAAGTGAATGTAATTCCCTTCGTTTACGGAATAAATTTTACCGTCTTCAGAAAATGTCATATTAGGATGCGATAAGTAAAAAGTACCAATAGCAGGATTTAATGTAAACCCATTTACACCAGCACCTGTTGTGTAAACCAACATGGTGGATGTGCCGTAAACGACGTATCCAGCCGCGACTTGCTGGCTGCCTTTTTGTAAAAAATCTTCTAATTGAACGGGTGTTCCAACCGGTGTTACACGTCTGTAAACAGAAAAAATAGTTCCAACCGAAACATTCACGTCAATATTGGACGAGCCGTCCAACGGATCAATTAAAACAACATACTTATTGTTGTTGTTTTCATCTTGGCTGTTAATGGATATAAAATCGTCCTCTTCTTCACTAGCAATTCCACAAACAATATTTCTATTAGTTAGTGTTTGAATGAATTTTTCATTGGCATAAACGTCTAGCTTTTGTTGGTCTTCACCTTGAATATTGGTTTCTCCAACAGCGCCAATTATATCAACCAAACCGGCTTTATTCACTTCGTGATTTACCACTTTAGCGGCTAAACGAATGGAATTTATAAGTCTTGATAACTCGCCAGATGTGTATTTGAAAGACGATTGATTCTCAATAATAAATTCACCGAGTGTTTGATTTTTTCTAGACATAAAAGTGTATGTATGGTTTATGCAAATATCGTATTTTTTAGGAAACTACAACCTTTTCAATAGGTTTTAATGTGGCTAAATACCCAAGTTTAAACTATATTTACGCCAAAATTAGGCTTATGGATATTGTAGTAAGAGACGCTAAAAAAGCAGATATGGAATCGGTTTTAAAATTGATAAACGAATTAGCCGTTTATGAAAAAGAACCCGATGCCGTTGAAATTACAGTTACCGATTTAGAACTTGGAGGTTTTGGTGAAAACCCCGTTTTTCATTGTTTTGTAGCCGAAAGCCAAAATAATATTATAGGCATTGCGTTAGTTTATATGCGTTTCTCAACTTGGAAAGGTTCCGTTTTACATTTAGAAGATTTAGTGGTTAGTCAAGAAATGCGTGGCCATGGAATTGGTACTATTTTATTGGATGAGGTTGTTAAATATGGTTATAAATTAGGTGTAAAGCGAATTTGTTGGGAAGTCCTCGATTGGAATGAACCTGCTATAGCATTTTATGAACAAAAAGGAGCTAACGTTATGCGCGATTGGGATGTGGTTCAACTTAATGAAGCCGCAATAAAAAAATATATTTCAAACATTTAACATGCAAGTATTTAAATTTGGTGGTGCATCGGTAAAAGATGCACAAGGGGTAAGAAATTTAGTTACCGTTTTGCGTGAAGCTGGGCATGATAACACCTTGATTGTCGTTTCTGCTATGGGTAAAATAACGAATGCCATGGAAGGTGTAATTGGCAATTATTTTGACAATAAAGCGGAATTACAGAGCTCATTGCAAGAGGTTAGGAAATTTCATAATGCTATTTTACTCGATTTATTTGAAAATGAAAACCATGCTATTTTTAAAAAAATCTCTAAACTTTTTGATGAATTAGCTGTATTTTTCGATCGGAATAAATCGCCAGATTATAATTTTGTTTACGATCAGGCTATCGGTTATGGTGAGTTAGCTTCGACTGCCATTATTAGTGCTTACCTAAATGATGTAGGACTTGAAAACAATTGGTTGGATGTTCGTGAGTTTTTAAAAACGGATAGCTATTACAGACGCGCCAATGTGAACTGGTTGGACACACAAACCCAAATCACCACGCATTTTAATAAAAATAAACTGAACATTACCCAAGGCTTTTTAGGTAGTGATGCTAATAATTTTACCACCACCTTGGGTCGTGAAGGAAGTGATTATACAGCAGCTATTTTTGCGTATTGTTTAAATGCCCAAAGTGTGACCATATGGAAGGATGTTCCCGGTGTTTTAAATGCGGATCCACGGTATTTTGAAAACGCCCAATTACTAAATTCTATATCCTATCGTGAGGCTATTGAGTTGGCTTTTTATGGGGCATCAGTAATTCACCCAAAAACTCTTCAGCCATTACAGCGCAAGGAAATCCCGTTGTTTGTAAAGTCGTTTTTGCATCCTAAAAATGCGGGAACCTGTGTGGGAAGAGGTAAAGGAATTGAACCTGAAATTCCATGTTTTATTTTAAAACGCAATCAGATTTTAATTTCATTGTCATCATTAGATTTCTCCTACATAGTTGAAGAAAACATTAGTGATATTTTTAATTTATTGCATTTGTATAAAATGAAGGTGGACGTTATTCAAAACTCTGCTATTAGTTTTTCGGTATGTGTGGATGATATTTATCAGAATCTTGAAAAATTACTACAACATTTAAAAGCAAAATTTAAGGTAACTTGCCATGAAAATGTATCTTTATACACTATCAGGCATTATAATTTAGATGTAGTGGCGCAGTTGGAAGAAGGTAAAACTGTTTTAATGAAGCAATTAGCACAGGAAACCATGCAAATGATAACCAAATAATTTTTTAATTACATTTGTTTAAATGAGTAAACAATCAGATAAAGGATTAGTAAACGCAAAGGAAGTTTCAAAAGCTATACAACTTGATAAGTATGGCGTAATTGGTACGTTAGCAGGTTGGGGTTTAATGAAATTACTAAAAATTTCAACGCTTAACGAAATCTACAATCGCAATAAACATTTGTCTGATTTAGAATTTTTGGATGCTATTCTGGATGAGTTTCAAATAAAATTTGAAATACCTGAAGAAGATTTAAAACGACTTCCAAAAGAAGGTTCTTTTATTACCGTTTCCAATCACCCTTTAGGTGGCATTGATGGTATTCTACTTTTAAAGTTAATGTTAGAACAGCGTAAAGACTTTAAAATAATTGCTAATTTTTTGTTGAATAGAATTGAGCCTTTAAAACCATACATTATGCCTGTAAATCCTTTCGAGGATAAAAAAGATGCACAATCTAGCATTGCAGGATTTAAAAATGCCATTCTTCATTTACGGGATGGTCATGCCTTAGGCGTATTTCCAGCCGGCGAAGTTTCCACCTACCGTGATGGCAAATTAGTGGTAGATAAACCTTGGGAACTCGCAGCAATTAAGCTTATTCAAAAAGCCAATGTACCGGTTGTTCCTATTTATTTTCATGCCAAAAACAGCTCGCTATTTTATAAATTATCTAAAATTAGCGATACGTTTAGAACCGCTAAATTGCCTTCGGAATTATTAACACAAAAACGTCGCACCATTCGAGTTAGAATTGGTAGGCCTATTTCCGTTGCTGATCAAAATGAACATTCAACTTTAGAGGGTTTTTCAGAATTTTTAAGACGAAAAACCTATATGTTATCCAATTCTTTTGATGAAAAGGATAATTTATTAAGCAATTTTCCAAATAAACTGAAATTACCAAAACCACCAAAACGTATTGTTGGTCAGGTTGATAAAAAGTTAATGACCGAAGAAGTAGACGCGCTTCGTGAAGACGATTTCAGGTTACTTCAAAGTAAAAACTACGAGGTATTTCTTGCGCCAGCCAATAAAGTTCCAAATATTTTACAAGAAATTGGTCGTTTGCGCGAAATAACCTTTCGTGAAGTTGGGGAAGGAACCAATGAGGCTATTGACTTAGATGCCTTTGATACCTATTACCACCATATGTTTCTTTGGGATTCTGAAGCCAATATTCTTGTGGGTGCATATAGAATGGGTTTAGGCTCCCAGATTTTTAAAAAGTTTGGAATTAATGGTTTTTATTTGCAAGATTTGTTCCGTTTTGAGCCAGAATTACATAAAATGATGAGCCAATCCATTGAAATGGGTCGTGCGTTTATTATAAAAAGTTATCAGCAAAAACCGATGCCTTTATTTTTACTTTGGAAAGGTATTGTACATACTACGTTGCGTTACCCCGAGCATAAATATTTAATTGGCGGTGTAAGTATTAGCAATCAGTTTACTAATTTTTCTAAATCGTTGATGATTGAGTTTATGAAATCTCATTATTACGATCCCTATGTCGCGCAATATGTACACCCTAAAAAAGAGTTTAAAGTTAAGCTGAAAGATGCTGATAAGGATTTTGTGTTTGATGAAGCGGAAGCCGATTTAAATAAATTTGATAAAATTATTGATGAAGTAGAACCAGGTGCTTTACGTTTACCGGTATTATTGAAAAAATATATAAAACAAAACGCCAGATTAGTGGCATTTAATGTGGATCCCTTATTTAATAATTCCGTTGATGGACTAATGTATATTAAAATTGCCGATTTACCCGAAAGCACAGTAAAGCCAGTAATGGAAGAGTTTCAGGCTGAATTGGAACGTAAATTGTCTGAACAAACGGACGATTAATATTGCTTTAATAATCTAAAACCTTGGCTAGTTTATTTATAATGCGCTGTCTATGGGTTCCCAGAGTTCTATTTTGTTTCCGTCATTGTCTAAAATCCAACCAAATTTACCGTATTCATATTCTTCCATGTCACCTACAATGGTTACACCTTCTTCCTTTAAGGTCTTTAAAAGTTCAACTAAATTTTCAACACGATAGTTAAACATGAAGTTTTTTTTAGAAGGCTCATAATATGTTGTGTCTTCGGGAAATGGACTCCATTGTGTGGTGCAATCATTACCCTCATGATCTTTCCATTTAAAGGTGCTGCCATAATCGTCTGTATTAAAACCTAAATGGGTTTTATACCACTCTTTGGACGCTTTAGGGTCTTTTACTTTAAAGAAAATACCACCAATTCCTGTAACGCGTTTTTTCATAATTATGCTTTTTTAATGTTTGTTTCATAAATAGAAATCCACTCTTTTACGGTGAGTTTTTTACAAAGTTCCGCAATAAGCTCTAAAGGAATCTCATCTATCTTTTTAAATCGGATACAGCTTTTGCCCATATCCAGTTTTCGTTTACAGTGTTTTGGATATTCGGAAACAAACCAGTCGTGAATTTCTGGAACCGCATAGATACCGCTATGATATAAATTAATTGAGTTTTTCTGTGACGCAAAACTCATAAAAGGTAAGGGTTCTTTTGGATTGCAATGGTATCCGTCCGGGTAAATGCTATGTGGTACAAAATAACCAATCATACCATATTGAATACCTTCTTGAAAGTCTTTGGGTAAATTATCCTTTATAGTTTTACGAAGTTTTTTTAGTGTTTCTTGGCGTTCTTTAGGCGTTTGATTAATATAATCTTCAGCCGATGTTGCTTTGTATTGCATTCTATTTGCTTTTACGTTGTAGTATTAAACTTGAAATTACGGATATTATAAATCCAATAACAAAAACCGTCAATGCCATAAGAAAAAAGTTGAAAAAAGGATTCCCGAAAATTTCGCGTTGCGATTCTAGTTCAATTAATTTTGCTTGAAAATCAGCATCAGATAATGTTTCTCGGAAGGTTTCAATAGAATGATTATAATATTCTGTTGTGAAATCTGGATTAATAAATAAGGTGTAAACCACATTAATGAGTCCGAATGTTAACGCGGTGAAAACGGAAATAAGCAGACCAATTTTTAACCCTTTCGAAAACTTAAGAGTTTTATTATTTATGGTGTCACGATAAAATTTGATTCCAAAATAGATGAATAATAATGATAAAATTATACTAAAATAACCTATTACTTCACTCATGGAATAGTCTATGGAATCTTCAAAAATAAAAGACGCACTAAATAGTAATATTAATAAGCCACTACTATATAATCCGTATTTAAATACTGTTTTTTTCATAAGGATGAATTAACAAAATTTTACTTTAATTTTATCCACGATGGTTTGTGCTAATTTTTTCTTGCTTTCCACCGTCCAACCAGCCACATGCGGTGTTAAAAGCACATTTTCGGCTTTAATTAAATACTGAAAAGCCTCTGGCATTTTGGATGAAAATAACTGTTCAAACGATGCTTTTTCGTATTCTAAAACATCTAATCCAGCACCTAAAATTTTACCAGATTTTAAAGCGGTTACCAAATCATCGGTTACAACACTCTTGCCTCGAGCCGTATTAATCAGCCAAAATGGTTTATGGAATGCGTTTATAAATTCTGTATTCACCATATATAGTGTTAGGGGAGTTTGTGGCGTGTGTAAACTTAATACATCGGCTTGGGTTTGCAGTGTTTTTAAATCCACTTGCTTGGCATTTTCATCGCCCACATGGGATTGAATGTCGTAACATAAAACGGTGACATCAAAGCCTCGTAATTTTTTAGCAAAGGCTTTTCCCATATTTCCATAACCAATTAAGCCTACGGTTTTTCCATCTAGCTCAACACCTCGGTTTTCTTCCCGTAACCATTGGCCCTTTCTAATTTCATGGTCTGCTTTGTTAAATTTGTTAAATAAAGAAAGCAGCATGCCTAAAGTATGTTCGCCAACTGCATTTCTGTTTCCTTCTGGTGCGGAAATAAGCTGAACTCCTTTTTGCTTGGCATAGTCACCATCAATATTTTCCACCCCAGCACCTACACGACCAATAAATTTTAGTTTGGTGGCCGCATCTAGAAACTGCTTGTCTATACTAAAACGACTGCGAATAATAACACCATCATAGGCATGAATTTTGGTCTCAATCTCGGATTTAGAAGCCGTGTAATCTTCATCGTTTTGAAAGCCTAAAGCATTTAATTGCTCAAGCATTAATGGGTGATTGGTATCTAGGTGGAGTATTTTCATGTGTATAAAAACAACAGATTAGTTTACTTCAAATATATAAAACCTAAACATGAACTCCCGATTTTCAATTCAAGATATTGTTCGTGCTCATACTTAGGAGTCCATGTTTCATTTGGCAAATAAGGACTCAAGATTTCTTTTCAGTTGAAACGGCATCCTTTCGTTTAAAACAAGAAAAAATTAAGTTGTATAGTGCGACTGTATAGTAACACCACAAATTATTTAAATATTTTAAAAACCTAAAATGAGTTTGGCAATGAGAAAGTACGTTAATATACCAAATAAATCATTACTGGTAGTAATAAATGGTCCTGTTGCTACGGCTGGGTCAATGCCTCGTTTATTAAGAAAAATAGGAATAAAGGTGCCAATTATTGCTGCCATTATTATCACGGCTATTAGTGCAATACTAATAGTTATAGAAACAATGTATGGTGTGCTAAACACGAAATGTGTAATGACTAAACCTATACAAGCAATCGCGATTCCGTTAACTAAACCGAGTAAGGCTTCTTTCAATAAGCGTTTAATAATATTGCCATCTATGGTGTCATTTGCTAACCCTTGAACAACAATAGCTGACGATTGTACACCAACATTTCCAGCGGTTGCTTGGATTAATGGTACAAAACTTAACAGTACCACGAAGGCTCCCATATGGTCGTTAAATTGCTCGATAATTCCAGCGGCTCCAAGACCACCAAACATTCCAATTAATAACCATGGTAAACGTGCTTTTGTGAGTTTCCATATACTATCATCGGCTTCTACATCTTGTGAGATACCTGCCGCTAATTGGTAATCTTTATCGGCTTCTTCACGAATAACATCTACAATATCGTCAATGGTAATTCTCCCCAATAAGGTGTAATTTTTATCGACTACAGGAATGGCTTCTAAATCGTATTTTTGCATAACTTTAGCCACTTCTTCAACATCTTCGTCTACAAAAACATAATCCACACTGGTAATATAGATATCTGCAATTTTTTGGTCGCTTTTAGCAACAATTAAATCCTTTAAAGATAAGCGCCCTTTTAATTTATTCTGTCTGTCTACTACGTAAATGGAATGTACACGTCTCACATCTTTTGCCTGACCACGAATGCGGCGTAAACAACCTGCAACGGTCCAAGTTTCATAAACTTTAACGAGTTCTTTTGCCATGAGTCCACCAGCTGTGTCTTCATCATAGGCTAAAAGTTCGGTAATTTCATCACGATGCTCTGTATCCTCAATATGAGAAATAACCTCGGCTTGACGTTCTTCAGAAAGTTCCGCAATAATATCGGCTGCATCATCGGTGTCTAATTCTTCAATTTCTTCGGCAATTTCTTTAGCCGATAAGTTTTTAAGAATTTTTTCACGCGTATCCTCATCTAACTCAATTAGAATATCGGCTGTCGTATCAGAATCTAATAATTTAATAACATAAACGGCTTCTTCCAGATTAAGTTCATCAAGAATCTCGGCTATATCGGCATGGTGAAAATCCATCAATAGAGTTTTAAGATCCTTATCATTTTTAAATTCGATAAGATTCTCAACCTGTTCAATAAGTTCGTCTGTAAGCTGAAATTGGATATTCTCTTGTTCTTCGGACATGCGTTTTTGTTAAGTTACTTTGTTAAGACAACAAAGATTTAGTCATTTTCATCAGTTTCTATCAGTTGTGTAAGTTCCAGAAAAGCGGTTACAGATAACTGTTCTGGTCGCTTGTCAAAGATAACATTTGCTTTTAAATTATCAGACAGATTGAAGGTTTTTAAGCTATTTCGCAATGTTTTTCTCCGTTGTTGAAAGGCTTGTTTTACAACTTTAAAAAATAACTTCTCATCGCATGGAAGCGAAAAATTTTCTTTTCGTTTTAGTATAAGCACACCAGATTCCACTTTTGGTGGTGGATTAAAAACCGTTGGCGGAACGGTAAATAAATAGTCTGCATCGTAAAATGCTTGCGTTAAAACCGATAAAATACCATACACTTTGCTGCCTTCCTTGGAGCAAATACGTTGGGCAACTTCTTTTTGAAACATCCCTGAAAACTCCGGAATCTGGTTCCGCATTTCTAAAGTTTTAAAAACGATTTGTGTAGAAATGTTATATGGGAAATTTCCAATTATAGCGAAGGGCTCATCATGGAAAACTTCTTTTAAATCGTATTTTAAAAAATCTTTCTCTATAACCCGATCGGCTAGATTGAGATAGTTGTTTTTAAGGTACGCAACAGATTCGGTATCTATTTCTATAACATGGGTTGTGATATCTTTTTTAAGAAGATACTTGGTTAAAACGCCCATACCAGGACCAATTTCAAGGACGTGCTTGTAGCCTTTAAAAGACAAGGAATCGGCAATTTTTTCTGCAATGGTTTCATCCGTTAAGAAATGCTGGCCTAAATGTTTTTTTGCTTTTACAGACATGTTTGGTTTTTTGTTTTTTTTTAAATGAGTTGCTCTCTATTTGGCACTCATGGTAAATTCTTCTATAACTTCTAATTCGGTGCAAAATAAAAGCATTTTATCTCCAAATTTTTTGAGTCCTTCTAATCGCAATCCGTCATCATCGTTATTGTAATAGCTATCTAGTGTTTGCCTAGAGTGCGCGCAAAACTGAACAGAATAAGTAACACCACCCATTTCCTCTTCAACTAAAACACGTGTTAGTTTGGCGTCTTTAAATTTTCCTGTAGCTAATACTTTTGGAATGTGGTCTGTTTTCATCCAATTTAACCATTCTTGATGGCGATTTTTTTCTATGTTAATAGTTACATTATAAATAATCATGCGTGTAAAATTTGCTGTTTAAATACCTAGTTGTGCAAATTACAGGAGTTCGCGCTCATCATCAAAAGGTTTTGACCTTTTTTCGTGAATTAAGGTACTATTTTCTAATTTAAATCGTCTCCTCGTAAAACACGGTATCG
Above is a window of Bizionia sp. M204 DNA encoding:
- a CDS encoding TerB family tellurite resistance protein, with translation MSFSDLFDSGFKKRNEDHFASIVRVAMDDGIITDEEKAFLDRLARNLDISESDYETILKDYQSHPINPPTSYDRRLERLFDLARMVYVDHIKGDHEEIVMRKIAIGLGFSSENVKYVVDKALTLVDNGVDLDTFIEEMKNMNR
- a CDS encoding aspartate kinase, whose amino-acid sequence is MQVFKFGGASVKDAQGVRNLVTVLREAGHDNTLIVVSAMGKITNAMEGVIGNYFDNKAELQSSLQEVRKFHNAILLDLFENENHAIFKKISKLFDELAVFFDRNKSPDYNFVYDQAIGYGELASTAIISAYLNDVGLENNWLDVREFLKTDSYYRRANVNWLDTQTQITTHFNKNKLNITQGFLGSDANNFTTTLGREGSDYTAAIFAYCLNAQSVTIWKDVPGVLNADPRYFENAQLLNSISYREAIELAFYGASVIHPKTLQPLQRKEIPLFVKSFLHPKNAGTCVGRGKGIEPEIPCFILKRNQILISLSSLDFSYIVEENISDIFNLLHLYKMKVDVIQNSAISFSVCVDDIYQNLEKLLQHLKAKFKVTCHENVSLYTIRHYNLDVVAQLEEGKTVLMKQLAQETMQMITK
- a CDS encoding VOC family protein yields the protein MKKRVTGIGGIFFKVKDPKASKEWYKTHLGFNTDDYGSTFKWKDHEGNDCTTQWSPFPEDTTYYEPSKKNFMFNYRVENLVELLKTLKEEGVTIVGDMEEYEYGKFGWILDNDGNKIELWEPIDSAL
- a CDS encoding lysophospholipid acyltransferase family protein, with the translated sequence MSKQSDKGLVNAKEVSKAIQLDKYGVIGTLAGWGLMKLLKISTLNEIYNRNKHLSDLEFLDAILDEFQIKFEIPEEDLKRLPKEGSFITVSNHPLGGIDGILLLKLMLEQRKDFKIIANFLLNRIEPLKPYIMPVNPFEDKKDAQSSIAGFKNAILHLRDGHALGVFPAGEVSTYRDGKLVVDKPWELAAIKLIQKANVPVVPIYFHAKNSSLFYKLSKISDTFRTAKLPSELLTQKRRTIRVRIGRPISVADQNEHSTLEGFSEFLRRKTYMLSNSFDEKDNLLSNFPNKLKLPKPPKRIVGQVDKKLMTEEVDALREDDFRLLQSKNYEVFLAPANKVPNILQEIGRLREITFREVGEGTNEAIDLDAFDTYYHHMFLWDSEANILVGAYRMGLGSQIFKKFGINGFYLQDLFRFEPELHKMMSQSIEMGRAFIIKSYQQKPMPLFLLWKGIVHTTLRYPEHKYLIGGVSISNQFTNFSKSLMIEFMKSHYYDPYVAQYVHPKKEFKVKLKDADKDFVFDEAEADLNKFDKIIDEVEPGALRLPVLLKKYIKQNARLVAFNVDPLFNNSVDGLMYIKIADLPESTVKPVMEEFQAELERKLSEQTDD
- the fbp gene encoding class 1 fructose-bisphosphatase gives rise to the protein MSRKNQTLGEFIIENQSSFKYTSGELSRLINSIRLAAKVVNHEVNKAGLVDIIGAVGETNIQGEDQQKLDVYANEKFIQTLTNRNIVCGIASEEEDDFISINSQDENNNNKYVVLIDPLDGSSNIDVNVSVGTIFSVYRRVTPVGTPVQLEDFLQKGSQQVAAGYVVYGTSTMLVYTTGAGVNGFTLNPAIGTFYLSHPNMTFSEDGKIYSVNEGNYIHFPQGIKNYIKYCQMEEGDRPYTSRYIGSLVSDFHRNMIKGGIYLYPKSSKTSNGKLRLLYECNPMALLAEQAKGKASDGFNRILDIEPTELHQRVPFICGSKNMVEKAEEFMRLAE
- a CDS encoding DUF4286 family protein, whose translation is MIIYNVTINIEKNRHQEWLNWMKTDHIPKVLATGKFKDAKLTRVLVEEEMGGVTYSVQFCAHSRQTLDSYYNNDDDGLRLEGLKKFGDKMLLFCTELEVIEEFTMSAK
- a CDS encoding GNAT family N-acetyltransferase, with translation MDIVVRDAKKADMESVLKLINELAVYEKEPDAVEITVTDLELGGFGENPVFHCFVAESQNNIIGIALVYMRFSTWKGSVLHLEDLVVSQEMRGHGIGTILLDEVVKYGYKLGVKRICWEVLDWNEPAIAFYEQKGANVMRDWDVVQLNEAAIKKYISNI
- a CDS encoding DUF1801 domain-containing protein, with translation MQYKATSAEDYINQTPKERQETLKKLRKTIKDNLPKDFQEGIQYGMIGYFVPHSIYPDGYHCNPKEPLPFMSFASQKNSINLYHSGIYAVPEIHDWFVSEYPKHCKRKLDMGKSCIRFKKIDEIPLELIAELCKKLTVKEWISIYETNIKKA
- a CDS encoding DUF4199 domain-containing protein, with product MKKTVFKYGLYSSGLLILLFSASFIFEDSIDYSMSEVIGYFSIILSLLFIYFGIKFYRDTINNKTLKFSKGLKIGLLISVFTALTFGLINVVYTLFINPDFTTEYYNHSIETFRETLSDADFQAKLIELESQREIFGNPFFNFFLMALTVFVIGFIISVISSLILQRKSK
- a CDS encoding 2-hydroxyacid dehydrogenase: MKILHLDTNHPLMLEQLNALGFQNDEDYTASKSEIETKIHAYDGVIIRSRFSIDKQFLDAATKLKFIGRVGAGVENIDGDYAKQKGVQLISAPEGNRNAVGEHTLGMLLSLFNKFNKADHEIRKGQWLREENRGVELDGKTVGLIGYGNMGKAFAKKLRGFDVTVLCYDIQSHVGDENAKQVDLKTLQTQADVLSLHTPQTPLTLYMVNTEFINAFHKPFWLINTARGKSVVTDDLVTALKSGKILGAGLDVLEYEKASFEQLFSSKMPEAFQYLIKAENVLLTPHVAGWTVESKKKLAQTIVDKIKVKFC
- the mgtE gene encoding magnesium transporter, coding for MSEEQENIQFQLTDELIEQVENLIEFKNDKDLKTLLMDFHHADIAEILDELNLEEAVYVIKLLDSDTTADILIELDEDTREKILKNLSAKEIAEEIEELDTDDAADIIAELSEERQAEVISHIEDTEHRDEITELLAYDEDTAGGLMAKELVKVYETWTVAGCLRRIRGQAKDVRRVHSIYVVDRQNKLKGRLSLKDLIVAKSDQKIADIYITSVDYVFVDEDVEEVAKVMQKYDLEAIPVVDKNYTLLGRITIDDIVDVIREEADKDYQLAAGISQDVEADDSIWKLTKARLPWLLIGMFGGLGAAGIIEQFNDHMGAFVVLLSFVPLIQATAGNVGVQSSAIVVQGLANDTIDGNIIKRLLKEALLGLVNGIAIACIGLVITHFVFSTPYIVSITISIALIAVIIMAAIIGTFIPIFLNKRGIDPAVATGPFITTSNDLFGILTYFLIAKLILGF
- the rsmA gene encoding 16S rRNA (adenine(1518)-N(6)/adenine(1519)-N(6))-dimethyltransferase RsmA, translating into MSVKAKKHLGQHFLTDETIAEKIADSLSFKGYKHVLEIGPGMGVLTKYLLKKDITTHVIEIDTESVAYLKNNYLNLADRVIEKDFLKYDLKEVFHDEPFAIIGNFPYNISTQIVFKTLEMRNQIPEFSGMFQKEVAQRICSKEGSKVYGILSVLTQAFYDADYLFTVPPTVFNPPPKVESGVLILKRKENFSLPCDEKLFFKVVKQAFQQRRKTLRNSLKTFNLSDNLKANVIFDKRPEQLSVTAFLELTQLIETDEND